A genomic segment from Pseudomonas sp. S09G 359 encodes:
- a CDS encoding F0F1 ATP synthase subunit I produces the protein METRTPNTLPFHRLAVFPVLLAQFVILLIAALALWYWHGVVAGYSGLCGGLIALLPNMYFAHRAFRFSGARAAQAIVRSFYAGEAGKLILTAVLFALTFAGVKPLAPLAVFGVFVLTQLVSWFAPLLMKTRLSKP, from the coding sequence ATGGAAACCCGCACGCCAAACACGTTGCCGTTCCATCGCTTGGCCGTTTTTCCGGTTTTATTGGCTCAATTTGTCATTTTGCTGATCGCCGCATTGGCGCTTTGGTATTGGCATGGAGTCGTAGCCGGATATTCAGGACTCTGCGGAGGCCTGATAGCCTTGCTGCCCAATATGTATTTTGCTCACAGGGCCTTTCGGTTTTCCGGCGCCCGAGCAGCCCAGGCTATCGTCCGGTCATTTTATGCCGGCGAGGCGGGGAAACTGATTTTGACGGCAGTGCTGTTTGCACTGACCTTTGCAGGTGTGAAGCCATTGGCGCCGCTGGCTGTATTCGGCGTCTTCGTGTTGACCCAACTGGTCAGCTGGTTCGCTCCCCTGCTAATGAAAACAAGACTTTCGAAACCTTAG
- a CDS encoding ParB/RepB/Spo0J family partition protein has product MAVKKRGLGRGLDALLSGPTVTSLEEQAVQADERELQHLPLDLIQRGKYQPRRDMDPQALEELANSIKAQGVMQPIVVRPIGGGRFEIIAGERRWRASQQAGKETIPAMVRDVPDETAIAMALIENIQREDLNPIEEAIALQRLQQEFQLTQQQVAEAVGKSRVTVSNLLRLIALPEVIKTMLSHGDLEMGHARALLGLPENQQVEGARHVVARGLTVRQTEALVRQWLSGKPAPVETTKTDPDIARLEQRLAERLGSAVQIRHGKKGKGQLVIGYNSLDELQGVLAHIR; this is encoded by the coding sequence ATGGCCGTCAAGAAACGAGGTCTAGGACGTGGACTGGATGCACTGTTGAGTGGTCCGACCGTCACATCGCTTGAAGAACAAGCGGTGCAGGCCGACGAGCGCGAGCTGCAGCACTTGCCTCTGGACCTGATCCAGCGCGGCAAATACCAGCCGCGCCGGGACATGGACCCCCAGGCGCTGGAAGAACTGGCCAACTCGATCAAGGCCCAAGGCGTGATGCAGCCGATCGTGGTGCGCCCGATTGGCGGCGGCCGTTTTGAGATCATCGCCGGCGAACGCCGCTGGCGTGCCAGCCAGCAGGCCGGCAAGGAAACCATCCCGGCGATGGTGCGCGATGTGCCGGATGAAACCGCCATCGCCATGGCGTTGATCGAAAACATCCAACGCGAAGACCTCAATCCGATCGAAGAAGCCATCGCGTTGCAGCGTTTGCAGCAGGAATTCCAGCTGACCCAGCAACAAGTGGCCGAGGCGGTGGGTAAATCCCGCGTGACGGTTTCCAACTTGCTGCGCCTGATCGCGCTGCCTGAAGTGATCAAGACCATGTTGTCCCACGGCGACCTGGAGATGGGCCACGCTCGGGCTTTGCTCGGTTTGCCGGAAAATCAACAGGTTGAAGGGGCGCGACACGTTGTCGCACGGGGGCTCACCGTTCGTCAGACCGAGGCCCTGGTTCGCCAGTGGCTCAGCGGTAAACCTGCACCGGTCGAAACGACCAAAACTGATCCGGATATTGCCCGCCTTGAGCAGCGCCTGGCCGAGCGCCTAGGCTCTGCGGTGCAAATTCGCCACGGCAAGAAAGGCAAAGGCCAATTGGTCATCGGTTATAACTCTCTCGATGAGCTTCAGGGCGTCCTTGCCCACATCCGCTGA
- a CDS encoding ParA family protein, with amino-acid sequence MAKVFAIANQKGGVGKTTTCINLAASLVATKRRVLLIDLDPQGNATMGSGVDKHGLENSVYDLLIGECDLAQAMHFSEHGGYQLLPANRDLTAAEVVLLEMQMKESRLRSALAPIRENYDYILIDCPPSLSMLTLNALVAADGVIIPMQCEYFALEGLSDLVDNIKRIAELLNPNLQIEGLLRTMYDPRLSLMNDVSAQLKEHFGDQLYDTVIPRNIRLAEAPSYGMPALAYDKTSRGAIAYLALAGEMVRRQRRNSRTAAAQPT; translated from the coding sequence ATGGCTAAGGTATTCGCGATAGCGAACCAGAAAGGTGGCGTGGGTAAAACCACCACCTGCATCAACCTCGCAGCATCCCTGGTCGCGACCAAGCGCCGGGTGCTGTTGATCGATCTCGATCCACAGGGCAACGCCACCATGGGTAGCGGTGTGGATAAACACGGCCTGGAAAACTCGGTCTACGACTTGCTGATCGGCGAGTGCGACCTGGCCCAGGCCATGCATTTTTCCGAGCACGGCGGTTATCAACTGCTGCCGGCCAACCGCGATTTGACCGCGGCGGAAGTGGTGCTGCTGGAAATGCAGATGAAAGAAAGCCGTCTGCGCAGCGCCTTGGCGCCGATCCGCGAGAATTACGATTACATTCTGATCGACTGCCCGCCGTCGCTCTCGATGCTTACGCTGAACGCATTGGTGGCTGCCGATGGGGTGATTATCCCCATGCAGTGCGAGTACTTCGCGCTCGAAGGGCTCAGCGACCTTGTGGATAACATCAAGCGTATCGCCGAGTTGCTCAACCCGAACCTGCAGATCGAAGGCCTGTTGCGGACCATGTATGACCCGCGCCTGAGCCTGATGAACGACGTTTCGGCGCAGCTCAAGGAACACTTCGGCGACCAGTTATACGACACGGTGATCCCGCGCAACATCCGCCTGGCCGAAGCGCCAAGCTACGGGATGCCCGCGTTGGCTTATGACAAAACGTCGCGTGGCGCCATTGCCTACCTGGCGCTGGCCGGCGAGATGGTTCGCCGTCAACGCCGCAACTCACGCACCGCTGCAGCCCAGCCAACTTAA
- the rsmG gene encoding 16S rRNA (guanine(527)-N(7))-methyltransferase RsmG, whose protein sequence is MSSLVTSQHAEELSTGARQLGVDLTEAQHELLLGYLALLIKWNKAYNLTAVRDPNEMVSRHLLDSLSVMPFIENGRWLDVGSGGGMPGIPLAILFPESQVTCLDSNGKKTRFLTQVKLELKLDNLQVIHSRVEAFTPEQPFNGIVSRAFSSMENFSNWTRHLGDRDTRWLAMKGVHPSDELLALPADFHLDSEHALAVPGCQGQRHLLILRRTA, encoded by the coding sequence TTGAGTTCGTTGGTCACCTCGCAACACGCCGAAGAGTTATCCACAGGTGCGCGCCAATTGGGCGTTGACCTGACCGAAGCCCAGCACGAGTTGCTGTTGGGCTATCTGGCCCTGTTGATCAAATGGAACAAGGCTTACAACCTCACTGCCGTGCGCGACCCCAATGAAATGGTGTCGCGTCATTTGCTCGACAGCCTCAGCGTAATGCCGTTTATTGAAAACGGTCGTTGGCTCGACGTCGGCAGCGGCGGCGGCATGCCTGGCATTCCATTGGCCATCCTGTTTCCCGAGTCGCAAGTGACCTGCCTGGACAGCAACGGCAAGAAAACCCGCTTCCTGACCCAGGTAAAACTCGAACTCAAGCTGGATAACCTCCAAGTTATCCACAGTCGCGTCGAAGCCTTCACGCCTGAACAGCCTTTCAACGGAATTGTTTCCCGGGCGTTCAGCAGCATGGAGAACTTCAGCAACTGGACCCGCCACCTCGGCGACCGCGACACCCGCTGGCTGGCAATGAAGGGCGTTCATCCAAGCGACGAGCTGTTAGCATTGCCGGCAGACTTCCACCTCGATAGCGAACACGCCTTGGCCGTACCCGGTTGCCAAGGCCAACGCCATCTGCTGATACTGCGCCGCACGGCATGA
- the mnmG gene encoding tRNA uridine-5-carboxymethylaminomethyl(34) synthesis enzyme MnmG codes for MDFPSRFEVIVIGGGHAGTEAALASARMGVKTLLLTHNVETLGAMSCNPAIGGIGKSHLVKEIDALGGVMAMATDKGGIQFRVLNSRKGPAVRATRAQADRILYKAAVRETLENQPNLWIFQQAADDLIVEQDVVKGVVTQMGLRFFAESVVLTTGTFLGGLIHIGMQNYSGGRAGDPPSIALAKRLRELPLRVGRLKTGTPPRIDGRSVDFSVMTEQAGDTPIPVMSFMGSKEQHPKQVSCWITHTNARTHEIIAANLDRSPMYSGVIEGIGPRYCPSIEDKIHRFADKESHQVFIEPEGLTTHELYPNGISTSLPFDVQIQIVQSIRGMENAHIVRPGYAIEYDYFDPRDLKYSLETKVIGGLFFAGQINGTTGYEEAGAQGLLAGTNAALRAQGKDSWCPRRDEAYIGVLVDDLITLGTQEPYRMFTSRAEYRLILREDNADLRLTEKGRELGLVDDARWAAFCKKRESITLEEQRLKSTWVRPGTEQGDAIAEKFGTPLTHEYNLLNLLSRPEIDYAGLVEVTGQGAEDPQVAEQVEIKTKYAGYIDRQQDEIARLRASENTKLPVDIDYTGISGLSKEIQSKLGITRPETLGQASRIPGVTPAAISLLMIHLKKRGAGRQLEQSA; via the coding sequence GTGGATTTCCCTTCCCGTTTTGAAGTGATCGTCATCGGCGGCGGTCATGCCGGTACCGAGGCAGCACTGGCGTCAGCACGCATGGGCGTAAAAACCCTGTTGCTGACGCATAACGTGGAAACCCTCGGTGCCATGAGTTGCAACCCTGCTATCGGTGGGATTGGCAAAAGCCATCTGGTCAAGGAAATCGATGCCCTTGGCGGCGTCATGGCCATGGCCACCGACAAAGGTGGTATTCAATTTCGCGTGCTCAACAGCCGCAAAGGCCCGGCCGTGCGGGCTACCCGGGCACAAGCTGACCGCATCCTGTACAAGGCAGCGGTACGCGAAACCCTGGAAAACCAGCCGAACCTGTGGATATTTCAACAAGCAGCCGATGACCTGATCGTCGAACAGGACGTGGTGAAGGGCGTTGTCACGCAAATGGGTCTGCGCTTCTTCGCAGAATCCGTGGTGTTGACCACCGGTACGTTCCTGGGTGGACTTATCCACATCGGCATGCAGAACTATTCCGGTGGTCGCGCCGGTGATCCGCCGTCGATTGCCCTGGCAAAACGCCTGCGTGAATTGCCGCTGCGCGTCGGTCGCCTGAAAACCGGGACGCCGCCGCGTATCGACGGGCGTTCTGTGGATTTCTCGGTAATGACCGAGCAAGCCGGCGATACGCCGATCCCGGTGATGTCGTTCATGGGTTCCAAAGAACAGCACCCGAAACAGGTGAGCTGCTGGATTACCCACACGAATGCGCGCACCCACGAAATCATTGCCGCGAACCTCGACCGTTCGCCGATGTATTCCGGGGTGATCGAAGGCATTGGCCCGCGTTATTGCCCGTCGATCGAAGACAAGATCCACCGCTTTGCCGACAAGGAAAGCCACCAGGTCTTTATCGAACCCGAAGGTCTGACCACCCACGAGCTGTACCCGAACGGGATTTCCACTTCCCTGCCGTTCGACGTGCAGATCCAGATCGTGCAATCGATCCGTGGCATGGAAAACGCCCACATCGTGCGGCCGGGCTACGCCATCGAGTACGACTATTTCGACCCGCGCGACCTCAAATACAGCCTGGAAACCAAGGTGATCGGCGGTCTGTTCTTCGCCGGGCAAATCAACGGCACCACCGGTTATGAAGAAGCAGGCGCCCAAGGTTTGCTGGCCGGGACCAACGCTGCATTGCGTGCACAGGGCAAAGACAGCTGGTGCCCGCGTCGCGACGAGGCGTATATCGGCGTGTTGGTTGACGACCTGATTACCCTGGGTACCCAGGAACCGTACCGGATGTTCACCTCCCGGGCGGAATATCGCCTGATTCTGCGCGAAGACAACGCCGACCTGCGCCTGACCGAAAAAGGTCGCGAGCTGGGCCTGGTCGATGACGCGCGCTGGGCAGCGTTCTGCAAAAAACGCGAAAGCATCACCCTCGAAGAACAACGCCTGAAAAGTACCTGGGTACGCCCGGGCACCGAGCAGGGCGACGCGATTGCGGAAAAATTCGGCACGCCGCTGACCCACGAGTACAACCTGCTGAACCTGCTGTCCCGTCCGGAAATCGACTACGCTGGTCTGGTCGAAGTGACAGGCCAGGGCGCAGAAGACCCACAGGTCGCCGAGCAGGTCGAAATCAAGACCAAATACGCCGGTTACATTGACCGCCAACAGGACGAAATCGCTCGCCTGCGCGCCAGTGAAAACACCAAGCTGCCTGTGGATATCGACTACACCGGGATTTCCGGGTTGTCGAAAGAAATTCAAAGCAAGCTGGGGATAACTCGCCCGGAAACCTTGGGTCAGGCTTCACGTATCCCTGGCGTCACCCCGGCAGCCATTTCGCTGTTGATGATTCATTTGAAAAAACGCGGCGCGGGCCGTCAGTTGGAGCAAAGCGCTTGA
- a CDS encoding sigma-70 family RNA polymerase sigma factor encodes MSPPSHTAAVQHIYEQHHSWLHGWLKGKLHNACDAADVAHDTFVRILCGRHAAQILEPRDYLATIARGLVIDRYRRHAIEQAYLQTLAERPEATAISEEDKAIIIETLVAVDKALAGLGERARRIFMLSQIDGLTYQQIADQLQVSLTTVKKHMVRALTECSLIMASL; translated from the coding sequence ATGTCCCCTCCTTCACACACGGCTGCGGTCCAGCACATCTATGAACAGCACCATTCGTGGCTGCACGGGTGGCTCAAAGGTAAATTGCATAACGCCTGCGATGCGGCTGATGTGGCGCACGATACGTTCGTGCGCATCCTCTGTGGCCGCCATGCGGCGCAGATCCTGGAGCCGCGGGACTATCTGGCAACCATCGCCAGGGGCCTGGTGATCGACCGTTACCGGCGACACGCGATTGAACAGGCCTACCTGCAGACATTGGCAGAGCGGCCTGAAGCCACGGCCATCAGCGAAGAAGACAAGGCGATCATCATCGAAACCCTGGTGGCTGTGGATAAAGCCCTCGCCGGCCTTGGGGAACGCGCACGGCGGATCTTCATGCTCTCGCAGATCGACGGCCTGACTTATCAACAGATCGCCGACCAACTGCAGGTATCACTGACCACGGTGAAGAAGCACATGGTCCGCGCCCTGACCGAATGTTCGCTGATCATGGCCAGCCTGTAA
- a CDS encoding FecR domain-containing protein has product MAAPDRKTFEAAATWYVQFQSQPPTPAERHAWQQWLNGDPSHQAAWNQMEQLQRSLGAMPQDFTRRALSTTQQRRQVLKWMLVLGGTGYLGWNVQQHTSLGNVWADYRTPVGKRRHLELADGTRVDLNSNTAIDVVFDGHQRLIRLREGEVLIHTGKSGGQTPFYVETRQGRIQALGTRFTVRQLADATRVGVLEDRVEVSPADQPDRGRLLSAGESADFDRRNVGPNHLYDGAQAAWVDGQLIVLDARLGDVIDELARYRPGVLQCDLASARLRVSGTFRLDATEAVLANLQATLPIEVKYFTRYWVSVKHAG; this is encoded by the coding sequence ATGGCCGCCCCTGATCGCAAGACTTTCGAGGCGGCCGCCACCTGGTACGTACAATTTCAATCCCAGCCGCCTACACCGGCCGAGCGCCATGCCTGGCAACAATGGCTCAATGGCGATCCGTCCCACCAGGCGGCATGGAACCAGATGGAACAATTGCAACGCAGCCTGGGGGCCATGCCTCAGGACTTCACCCGCCGCGCATTGTCGACCACGCAACAACGTCGCCAGGTACTCAAGTGGATGCTGGTACTCGGCGGCACCGGCTACCTGGGTTGGAATGTTCAGCAACATACTTCCTTGGGCAATGTGTGGGCCGACTACCGCACCCCTGTGGGTAAACGCCGGCATCTCGAGTTGGCCGATGGCACACGGGTTGATCTCAACAGCAACACCGCGATTGATGTGGTGTTCGATGGGCACCAACGTCTGATCCGCCTGCGCGAAGGCGAGGTACTTATCCACACCGGCAAGTCCGGTGGGCAAACGCCGTTCTATGTCGAAACCCGCCAGGGCCGAATCCAGGCATTGGGCACGCGGTTTACGGTGCGTCAGCTGGCGGATGCCACGCGTGTAGGTGTTCTGGAGGATCGGGTAGAGGTATCCCCCGCCGATCAACCCGATCGCGGCCGGCTACTCAGCGCGGGTGAAAGTGCTGACTTCGATCGCCGAAATGTCGGGCCCAACCATCTCTATGACGGTGCGCAGGCGGCCTGGGTCGACGGGCAACTGATCGTACTGGACGCCCGGCTTGGGGATGTTATCGACGAACTCGCCCGCTATCGCCCGGGTGTGCTGCAGTGTGATCTGGCTTCGGCACGGTTGCGTGTGTCCGGGACCTTCCGCTTGGATGCTACCGAAGCGGTGCTGGCCAACCTGCAAGCGACCCTGCCGATCGAGGTGAAATATTTCACCCGTTATTGGGTGTCGGTGAAGCACGCCGGTTGA